DNA from Thermogemmatispora onikobensis:
ATCATCTGGCGATAGTCACTGTAGCCGGCGATGTGGAAGCGCTGGACGGCGCGCTGTAGAGCGCTGGAATTCGCTTCGGCAACGGCTACGAGCTGAACTGAGTCCTCCAGCTCTTTCAGGACGCGCAGGTGATTCCAGCCCATTGAGCCAGCTCCGACCACTGCCACCCTCAGTCGCATAGAGCGATCACCTCCCGGGCAATGGTTTCCAGGTCATCCTGAGTCAGGGCGGGATGCACTGGCAACGAGAGCACCTCACGCGCTGCCCGCTCTGTCTCTGGCAGCCGAGCCAGGGGACTATCACCGCGCACGCGCTGTCGCTGTTCGGGATTCACCACATAAAAGCGGCTTGCCTGGCTGCGATAGAAAGGTTGCTGGTGGATAGGAATGGGGTAGTGGACGGCAGTCGCGATACCGCGCCGGTGCAGCTCGGCGGCCATCTCATCGCGGTGTGCTGGAACGCGGATGGTGTACTGATGATAGGTATGGCGACAGCCCGGGCGAGTAATTGGCGTCTGCACAGCGCCGGCCAGACGTTGATTCAGGTAGGTGGCGTTGGCGATGCGTCGCTGAGTGAACTCCTCCAGTTTCGCCAGCTGGACCAGACCCAGAGCGCCCTGCAGGTCTGTCATACGTAGGTTATAACCTAAGCCAATCTGGTAATAGCGGCTGGCCTGCCCGTGATTACGCAGGAGACGCAAACGGGCAGCCACTTCGGGGTCGTCGCTGGTGATCATCCCGCCCTCGCCGGTAGTCATGTTCTTCGTCGCGTAGAATGAGAAGCAGCCTGTGCCGAAGCTGCCCACCGGCTTACCGGCGAAGCTGCTGGCGTGGGCCTGACAGGCGTCCTCGATCAAGATCAGCTTGTGGGCCTCGACTAGTGATAGCAACCGACCAAGGTCGCAGGGGTGACCATAGAGATGCACAGGAAGAATGGCGCGCGTGCGCTCACTGAGGGCCAGCTCCACCTGTGCGGGGTCGAGCGTGTACGTTTCCGGATCGATGTCAACGAACACCGGTGTGGCGCCGACCAGCAAGATCACATTGGCAGTGGCCGCAAAACTAAAGGCTGTGGTGATCACCTCATCGCCCGGGCCGATGTCATGAGCCAAAAGGGCGAGATGAAGGGCTGCCGTGCCCGAGGAGACGGCAATCGCGGCACCGACCTGACACAGTTCGGCAAAACGCTGCTCAAACGCGGAGACGTATTTGCCCTGAGCAAGCAGGCCCGAAGTCAAGACCTCGTGGATAGCGGCCTCCTCCTCAGCTCCCAACAGGGGGCGAGCAATCGGAATCATCGCTTCCTCACTTCTTCTCACTGCGCCATCGATCGAATCCGGTTAAATCAACCTGCGTATGACCAAGCGGAGCAGTGCTAGAGCCGTGGATCGCTCACTGGTCAGCGGCAAGATACGGGAGGTGGCCTCTCTCTGTTGGGCAAGCGGGATACTTCTCAAAGCCTGCATGCTGGCCAGATGATGGTGTTGAGACATAAGCTGAAGAAATTGGTCTCGATGCTCCTGCGCCACTTAGCAACGCTCTTTCTTTACGAGTTGTTTAGAAAGTATTGAAAAAATAGTCCCTTCCACCTGCAAGCACCATGTTATAGGTGCTGCCATACTGCCGAAGACCAGTATAGCTGACCTGGTGGCAATTGTCGTCCCGTTGGTGGCTATTTTTATGGGAACTGATGACCGTTTTTCCAGGCAACATTTGCCACTGGTATCGGTTAACAATTACACACC
Protein-coding regions in this window:
- a CDS encoding DegT/DnrJ/EryC1/StrS family aminotransferase, whose product is MIPIARPLLGAEEEAAIHEVLTSGLLAQGKYVSAFEQRFAELCQVGAAIAVSSGTAALHLALLAHDIGPGDEVITTAFSFAATANVILLVGATPVFVDIDPETYTLDPAQVELALSERTRAILPVHLYGHPCDLGRLLSLVEAHKLILIEDACQAHASSFAGKPVGSFGTGCFSFYATKNMTTGEGGMITSDDPEVAARLRLLRNHGQASRYYQIGLGYNLRMTDLQGALGLVQLAKLEEFTQRRIANATYLNQRLAGAVQTPITRPGCRHTYHQYTIRVPAHRDEMAAELHRRGIATAVHYPIPIHQQPFYRSQASRFYVVNPEQRQRVRGDSPLARLPETERAAREVLSLPVHPALTQDDLETIAREVIALCD